In the Elusimicrobiota bacterium genome, CTACCGCTACACCCTCTACACCCTGCGCATCTTCCGCCAGATCCAGGAGAACATCACGACCGTGCTCGAGCGGGAGTACCGCTCGGGCCGGAGGGACTTCGTCCTCGTCTCCCAGGACGAGATCCAGGAGCTCCTGCGCGAGGCCATCGCGGGACTCTCCCTTCCCGGGGCGAAGTTCACGCACCTGCAGTCCTACGCCGAGCTCCCGGCGAGCGCGGACCTCGTCCTCACCGCCACCCAGGAGCCGCCGCCCGCGCCCGAGAACGGCCGCCGCTACCTGAGCCTCGTGGACTTCGACCACATCGATTTCCGCATCCCCTGACCCCGTGGCGACCCGAAAACCCCTCGACGTGAAAGCCGAGATCCGCAGAGTCCTCTCCCTCGAGGCAAAGGCCCTGTCCGTCGTGCGCTCGGCCGTGGACTCCTCTTATGCGAAGGCCGTCCAGAAGATGCTCCGCTGCCGCGGGAAGGTCATCGTGACCGGCGTGGGCAAGTCCGGCCTCATCGCCCAGAAGATCGCCGCGACCCTGGCCTCGACCGGGACCCCGGCCGTCCACCTGGACCCCGCTGAAGCCACGCACGGGAGCGTGGGCCTGGTCCAGCGCCACGACCTCGTGCTCGCGATCGGGAAGTCCGGCGAGTCCGACGAGCTCAACGGCCTGCTCCCGCGCCTGCGCGCGGTCGGAGCGGGGATCATCGCCCTGACCGCGGACCCCCGCTCCACGCTCGCCCGCCACGCCGCACTCGTGTTGCTCATCCCCGTCGAGCAGGAAGCCTGCCCCCTCAACCTCGCCCCGACCTGCAGCACGACCGCCGCCCTGGCCGTCGGCGACGCGCTCGCCGTCGCGCTCATGAAGCTGCGCAACTTCAAGGCCGACCAGTTCGCGCGCAACCACCCGGCCGGACAGCTCGGGAAGCGGCTGACTCTCACGGTCTCCGACGTCATGCGCTCGGGAAAGGGCAACCCGACCGTCCGCGAGGGGACGACCGTCTCCCGCATGCTCGTCGAGATGACGCGACAGCACGCCGGGGCCGTCTCCGTCGTGGACGCGCGCGGCCGGCTCAAGGGGCTCATCACCGACTACGACATCCGCCGGGTCCTCGAGGCGGGCCAGAGCCTCCAGGCGCTCACCCTGCAGCTCATCATGAACCCGAAGCCCACCACGATCCGCCCCGACGCCCTGGCCGCCCGCGCGGTCGAGGTCATGGAGCTCCGCAAGCACCCCTTCAACGTCCTGCCCGTCGTCGACCGCCGCGGCCGCGCGGTCGGCATGCTCCAG is a window encoding:
- a CDS encoding winged helix-turn-helix transcriptional regulator, which produces MVMKPTAESLADKEFHLIQEISRNPTCTQRDLSRNLGLSLGMTNLLIQRLARKGIIKVTQLDWKRTQYLLTLKGVLEKSRKTYRYTLYTLRIFRQIQENITTVLEREYRSGRRDFVLVSQDEIQELLREAIAGLSLPGAKFTHLQSYAELPASADLVLTATQEPPPAPENGRRYLSLVDFDHIDFRIP
- a CDS encoding KpsF/GutQ family sugar-phosphate isomerase: MATRKPLDVKAEIRRVLSLEAKALSVVRSAVDSSYAKAVQKMLRCRGKVIVTGVGKSGLIAQKIAATLASTGTPAVHLDPAEATHGSVGLVQRHDLVLAIGKSGESDELNGLLPRLRAVGAGIIALTADPRSTLARHAALVLLIPVEQEACPLNLAPTCSTTAALAVGDALAVALMKLRNFKADQFARNHPAGQLGKRLTLTVSDVMRSGKGNPTVREGTTVSRMLVEMTRQHAGAVSVVDARGRLKGLITDYDIRRVLEAGQSLQALTLQLIMNPKPTTIRPDALAARAVEVMELRKHPFNVLPVVDRRGRAVGMLQIHDLRARGL